GGCTGTTCTCGCGCATGTCCTGTATCAGGTGGTCAACCAACATGTCGTTCTCGGGAACGAGCTCGATAAAGTCGGAAAGAGCGAGGATGGGCCCGGTCTTCGCCGCCAGTTTTTTATAGACCTGCCGGGCCTCTCTGGGGGGCGCCGCCTGCGCGTGCGCCGCGGCCGGTGTGGTATCGGATTTCACGGTTTTTCTTTCCCGGCCGCCGAACAGGCGCTTGAAAAAATTGATGATCCGGGTAAACAGGCCGGGCTTCTCGACCCGCCACTCGGCGCGCCTGGCCGCTTCCTCCCTATGGTGGAGTTTCTTTAAATGTTCCTCGTATTCGGCAATAAGCGATTTCAGTTTTTCGAGGTCTTCGCCCGACAGTCGCAGGTCCGCCTTTTTATCGAGCGAGGAGAGGATCGTTCGCGCCGCGCGGTAGAGTATTTCCATGTGAGCCGAGGACTGCTGCCGTTCGGAGTACGACAGGTCGGCAAGCTTTTCGGGACTGTGCAGAACGAGTTCGGACAGTTCGGTGATATGGCCGAGGAAGGTGCCGCCGTCAATGTAGTACACGGTGCCGTCGTCGCTCACGTATGAGAGAACGGAGCCGGCGCGCATGTTTTCGGGAGTGCTCCACTTCTCCAGCACCTCGTCGGTGACCTCCAGAATAGAGCCCACTATATCGGACGCGGCGCAGATGCGGTGTTCGCCGATGAAACGGGCGATGTCCCTGCCGAGAGTCCTGGATGGGTCGAGGCTCTTCTCGGCGTTGATGACGCATGCGCGCAGCGAGTGGATGTTCTTCGCGTCTATGCGGTCGTTGTCGGCGAGCGACGAGGCTATGTCGGCGATCAGGATGTTCAGGATGTAATCCAGTTTCGGGTCGCGGTAATCACTCACGTAATCGTTCAGAATGCCGAACCGCTTCAGGCGGCGCATCACCAGCTCGTTGTAACGGCCGGTGATCTCTTTGAGTCTGTTTAGGTTGATCGAGTCGCGCGCGGACGGATAATTCTTGGCGTGAAAGCAGTAATCCTCCTCGATCTCGGCCTTATTGCGGTCGAGGCTTGAACTCTTGAATGCGAAAAACTGTTTGCCTTCCTCTTTCGCGATGATCCGCGAGAGGTCAGTCTTGTTCTTCGCCACCTTTACCAGTTTCGTCAGGTTGAAGAAACGGTATTTCTGGAGGAGGGCCATCAGGTTTTCGAGCGAGTTGTCGTCCCTGATCGAACAGAGACGTTCGAAGTCGCGCGCGTTCAGCATTACGCCCAGTTCGACGTACTCGACTACGGAGAGTTTCTTCGTGGTTTCGTCCACCTGAAAATCGAAGGTAATGAGCTGCCGGACCTGTTCGGGAAAGCGCGAGGTAAGGTACTCGACGAGGTATTCGACCGTTTTCTCCCTCTTGGGAGAAAGCGGTATCTTAACGTTCCGGGACTTCTTCAGCGATTCGAGGGTCGCAAGCGGCTTGATCCCGGCGGGCAGGGACTGGCCTTGCAGCGCGTATATCTCGTTAAGGACCTCGAATACATAGGGCTCCCGCGTGCTCGATTCATCGAGGAAGTTGAAACGGTCAATCGCTTCCATGTCGCCCTTTCGCGATGATAAGTGATTCGCGGAGCCATGCCGGGCATTCCTCCGCCGGCAGCTTTTCCTGTGATCCGGTCGCCATGTCTTTGATGGTACAGCTTCGCTCCGCGGCCTCGTCCCCGCCGATGATGACGGTATAGCGCGCGGATTCGCGATCCGCCTTTTTAAACTGGTTCTTGAAGCTTTTACCCTGCGGATCGAGGTCCGCGGAAATGCCCGAGTCGCGCAGAAGCCGCGCGAGGGCCACGGCCTGGCGCAGCGACTCGCCGCCGCCATGGACCAGGTAGACGTCGAGTCCGGAGGCGGGAACGCTCGCGTCCCCGGCGAGCAGAAGCATTCGCTCGATACCCGCCGCGAAGCCCACCGCGGGGGTGGGTTTGCCGCCGAAGGTCTCCACCAGCGAATCGTAGCGTCCTCCCGCGGCGAAGGCGTTTTGCCCCCCGAGCCTGTCGGTGACGAATTCGAATGTGGTCCTCGAGTAGTAGTCGAGGCCGCGCACCAGGAAGGGGTCTTCGGTGTAGGTTATGGATGCCGCGTCGAGGTGTTCCTTTACCCCCGTGTGATGGTCGCGACAGGCCTGGCACAGGTGGTCGGTGATGGAGGGCGAGCCTTTTTTCAGCGCCGAGCACCCCTCCTGCTTGCAGTCGAGGATGCGCAGGGGGTTGCTGTCGAGCCGCCGTTTGCAGTCTTCACACAGCGCGTCGCGGTGGTCGATAAAATACGACCGGAGCCGCTCTATATAGCCGCCCCTGCAGTCGGCGGCGGGGCAGCCGATGGAGTTGACGAGCAGCGTAAAGTCGCCGATAGCGACTCTATGCGCGATCGCGTGCATCATCGCGATGATTTCGTAATCGTAATACGGATCGGCGCTGCCGAAAAACTCGGCGCCGAACTGGTTGAACTGGCGCAACCGCCCCTTCTGAGGGCGCTCGGCCCGGAACATGGGGCCGCAGTAGAAAAACTTGGCGCTGGAGAGCCGGTTGTATTCGCCGTTGGCCACATAGGCGCGCACCACGGAAGCGGTGCCCTCCGGGCGCAGTGTGAGGCTCCGTCCTCCGCGATCCTCGAAGGTGAACATCTCCTTGGAGACGATGTCCGTTTCGTCGCCGAGCCCGCGGGCGAAGACCTCGGTATACTCCATGACGGGAGTGATGATTTCTTTATAGTTACTCAGGCGGAACACGTCGCGCGCCGCACCGGTCATGCGGTCCCAAGCGTCTATTCTGTCCGGATAGATATCCTCGATTCCGGGAGGATTGGTCAGCATCTGGCTTGCTCCTTGTCGTCCTCGATCCTTTTCCTGAATACTGCGTCCGGCCTGACCGCTTTGTCCAATTTAAATAGATATACCTTCCCCGGTTGTGCCATAGCAACACTTTTTTCTTCTTCGTTGATTTCCATCACGCTGAAAAAATCACCGCCCGCGTCACCGTCGAGGACCGGGAATATGGCCTCGATTTCGTCGCCCGTGCGGATGGGGTTATGCGTCTTTACGCGCACCTCGTTCGGGTGCTCTCCCGGCCCTGTCGCGTAGCCCATGAAGAGCGTTTTTCTAACGTACGGCACGCCGTCGAAGCGCATGCCTTCGAACTCGTTCCATAGATCGGCCGTGTAGGGACGGTGGCTGACCAGGTCGAGCTCGCCGATCCAGCGCGGAAGATGGGCGAGGTAATCGCCGCCGCCGGCGGCGACCTCCGCGGCGTGGCGGTAGACGCGCGTTACATTGGCCGTGTAGTAGAGCGATTTCATGCGGCCTTCGATCTTGAAGGCGTCGACCCCGGCCTCGACGTACTCGGGAATCCGTTCGATCAGGCAGAGGTCCTTCGAGGAGAGTATCTCGGTTCCGCGCGCGTGCTCGACGATCTCCATGTGGTTGCCCTCGCGTTTCTCCTCCACCAGCGCGTAGCGCCAGCGGCAGGGGTGCGAGCATCCGCCCGTGTTGGCGTCGCGCCCCGAAAGAAAACGGCTGAGGAGGCAGCGCCCCGAGTACGAGACGCACAGCGCTCCGTGGACGAACACCTCGAGCTCGGCGCCGGTGTGTTCGCGTATGGCGCGTATTTCGCCGAGCGTGACTTCGCGCGCCAGCACGATGCGGGAAACGCCCTGGCGCTCCCAGAATCGCGCGGCCGGGTGATTGAGAGTGGACATCTGGGTGGAGAGGTGGACGGGCGTTTCTACGCCGGCGTCGCGCAGCAGCATGAGCATGCCGGGATCGGAGACCATGTAGGCGTCGAAGGCAAAGGCGCGCACTTCGTCGATATATGCGCGCGCGCCGCCGACGTCGTTTTCGTGGAGGAAGGAGTTGAGGAGGAAGGTGGTCCTGACGCCGCGCTCCCTGCAGAAATCGCATGCGCGCCCTATCTCGTCGAGCGAAAGGTTTCCCGACTGGCTTCGCAGGTTGTGCGCTTTACCGCCGAAGTACACCTCGTCGGCGCCGAAGCGTACGGCCGCCTCCAGCTTCTCGAGTGTGCCCGCCGGCGAGGCGATGGCCGGCCTAACGCCTCTGTTCATCCCTGAAATCCTTTCCGATGCCTTTCTGGTAATAATTTACGGCCCTGTTGTGTTCTTTCAATGTTTTGGAGAAATAATGCGAGCCGTCGTTTCGGGAAACGAAGTAGAGATAGTCCGATTCCGCGGGCCCAAGTGCCGCCTCGATGGCCGCCAGGCCAGCCGAGCTGATGGGCGTGGGCGGCAGCCCCCGGTGCAGGTAGGTGTTGAAGGGCGAGTTGTCGGCCAGGTCGCGGTAGCCGATCCTGCCGGTAAATTTCCGGGTCGCGTAGCGCACGGTGGGGTCGCAGTCGAGCTTCATGTTTCTTTTCAGCCTGTTGTTGAATACCGAGGCCACCAGCGCGCGTTCCGCGGGGACCGCCGTCTCTTTTTCGACCAGGGAGGCCAGGGTGAGGAGGCCGTGGACGGAGAGGCCGCGCTCGCGGATGACCGCCGGGTCGAGTTTCGCCAGCACATTCCCGGTGCGGCGGTACATGAGCGCGATGACGTCGCGCGCGTCGGACTCCTCGGGGATGATGTAGGTGTCCGGGAAAAGGTAGCCCTCGGCGGACGGCGAATCGATACCCAGGGCGCGCATATGCGATGGATTGAAGGCGTAATACAGAAAGTCCCCCGCTCCGGTGACCCGGTTCGTCTCGAGCCGCTCCGCGATCTGGTAGAGGTTGAACCCCTCGGGAATCGTGATTCTGCTTTTCACCACGTCGCCGCGCAGGAGGGCATGGAGTATACCGAACGAGGAGGTCCCGCGACTGATCCGGTATTTGCCCTTTCGAATGCCGGCTCCGGCGATCCGGCCGGCGGCGCGGGCCGTGGTTCCGAAAAATATTTCGCTTGTGATGAGGTTACGGCCCTTCAACCGGCGGGCCACGCTTCGGGCCGGCTCGCCCTCGCGGATGATGAAATCCTCGTCCTTCATCATGCCGGGTGCCGAGTTGAGTATGAGCACGGCAAGGCCGCACAGGATGAGCGCGGCGGGAATTGCGATACGTACTGGTCTGCGTTTCATTCCGGTCAACTGTATCCGAAGGGAGTCCGGGCGCGAAGCGCCCGATAATCGTACTCTACGCCCGGCGCGCCAAAGGTCAATTGAAAATAACGCCGGGCAGGTAATTTTGTTGACGGGAAAGAAAAAATGCCGCCCTATGAGCCCATTCCGTTTTTATAGAAAGGTTTTTCAATGAGCGACCGACGAAGCACCCGGGTACTGGGCATCCTGATCTGTACAGCGCTTGCGCTTGCTTCCCATGGCGTTGCACAGACCGGCGTGACCGAAAAGAACGCAATATATTACAACAAGACCGGCTGGGAGCACCTGGATAGGGGTGACCGCTTCAGGGCCATCCTCAGCTTCAAGAACGCGCTCAGGCAGAACCCGCGCTATCGCGAGGCCCTGATCGGTCTGGGCCGGGCGTATCTCGGGACCGAGGCCTACGAGGAATCGCTGAAACTCTTCACCGATGTGCTGAAGGTCGACCGGGACAACCACGACGCCATGACCGGAATGGGTTTTGCGCTGATGGGGATGGGTCGCTACGAGGAGGCCCTGAAGCTCTTCGACGGCGTCGCCAGGCTCTCGGAGGACAACCTCGAGGCGCGCTACGGAATGGCCTCGATCTATTACCTGATGAACAGACGGATATGGGCGCTTCGCAAGCTCGAGGGCATTCTACGGAACAACCCGTATCACTACCAGTCGCTCCTCCTCATGGCCGACATCAGGATGGACGACGGCCGGCCCGCCGAGGCCGGGAGCTATATTGAAAAGGCGATCGAGTCCGACCGCGAGCTTCCCGACGCGTACGTCAGGGCCGGCGAGATCCACTACCGCAATTATCTCCGCACGGACGACACTGACTATCTGGAAGAGGCGCGCGAGGAGTTCGGCCGCGCGCTTTCCATCCAGCCCGAAAACTACAAGGCCAACCGCAGCATGGGCTACGTTTCGCTCGCCCTGGACCGCGGCGGAGACGCGCTGGCATATTTCCAGAAATCGCTCGCCTCATTTTCGCGGAACCCGGTAACGCTTTACCACGTCGGCCTCGCGTACGAGGTATCCGGCGACGAGGCGAAGGCGATCGAGCAGTACGTAATGGCACTGAAGTATGCGCCATCGGACGACGTTGTGCAGTCCAAGATCGAGGACGTGCTGGCGCTGGGCAACACCAAGATCGGGCACCCGCTGCGCGTCGGTTACGCCAACGACCACTTCGCGCGCGCCCGGAGGAAGGCCAGGGATAACCTGGCCGACGAGGTCCTTCTGCACCTGCGCCGCTCGCTCTACCTCAATCCCATGCACAGGGAGGCGCGCGAGACGCTGCGCGACTATTACTCCACGCTCGACTATTACGAGTTCTTTCTCGAAGAGCAGAAGGCGCTCCTTCGCATGTACCCGGACGAGCGTATTCAAGATCAACTCGCGACGGCGGTCATCAAGCGGCGCGATCGCCTGTATTTCAAGGCCGGGTTCTACGAGGAGCCCCCGGTGCGCGACGTGCCGGGACTCATCGTGCTCAACCTCTGGCCGGCGATGGGGATCTCAACCTACCACGACGCCGGGGCCGTGCTGGCGGGGTATCTCAGTTTTTCGCTGGGGCAGTTCGGCCGCCAGGACGCGGTGAAACCGGGCAAACGCCTCGAGATGACCGGTGGGATGAAAGACGGCGAGGCCTTCCTCGGCGACAACATCGAAAAGCTCGCCGGTATATTCAAAGAAGAAGATCCGGACCGCGCGCGTATCGTGGTGTACGGCTCGTACCGCGACGCGACCGGCTTTCTATCCGCGCAGTTCAAGATTATGGATCTCTCCAGGGGAGTCATTATCGACGAGTTCGAGCTGGCCGAATCGGGAAAGGACAACCTCTCGCGGCTGTCGCTCCGGGCCGCGCGCCGTATCTATTCGGCCATCCCCTACCGGGGACGCGTGCTCTCGGTCGGCGACGACGGTATCGTCGTCAACATGGGAAGCTTCGACGGCGTCGCCCCCGGCGACCTCTTTGTGATGTATCGTTATGAGAAGTCCTTTTCGGGTGACAAGATATCCGTTAAGCGCAAACTCGTTTTTACGGTGAACGAGGTCGACACGCTCGTGGCCTCGGCGAAGCCGGTAGTGGCGAACGACCTCAGGCTGGTCGACGAGGGCGAGGCCGTTTATCCCGAGCGCAAGCGCAGGGCGAAGCTCATCAAATAGCGCTCGGTCCGTGCACGCTTTTTCCCCACCCGGACGCTCAACCAGCATTACGACTGCGCCGTCGGCGGTTACGTTGGCGGCGCTCCCGGCGGCGATACCTGTCAGAAGCCTGAATATGAGGGCGTCTCGAAGTTTCATGGAGCGGTGTCTCCATTTCTCTTTGGCCGGGGAGTGATTCCGGATTGAACGAATTATTTGAATGGGATGCGGCCGTGCTTTTGTGAAGGGCTTCAGGCTTGTGGCGGACCGGATGGCGCGGGGAAAATAGCGCAGAAGCCGAGGACTGTCCGGGTCTTCCACGCCTTGTACGAGTTTTGCGGGCATCGGAGCCCTTTCGCCGTGTCATCCGGCCTGCGATCCGGGGTATTTTGTATCGATCGGCGCGCTGCATAGCAGTGTGATTATGCGTTTCGCGACAGGTCTGATCATGCCATCACTCGAATGCGATGGCCTACTTTTTCTCCAGGGCCATTGCCGCCTCGCGCAGTTCGTCGGCTTTATCACGGTCTCCCATGTGGAGGTAGACCTCGGCGAGGCCATGGAGCGTTTCGGGGTTGGCCGGATTGATATCGCGGGCGCGCTCGAAGTTTCGTATCGCCTGCGTTAGTATATACTTCCTGTTGCGGGCGTGGCGCTTGACGTAATAAAGGTGTCCCAGGTACACGTGCGACTTTTCGTTGTCGGGTCGTATCTTTTTTACCTCCTCAAGCGTGGCGATGGCGTCGTCCGGCCGCGCCGTACGCCGGTAGAGCTCCGCAAGGCCGAAGTAGGCCTCGAGATACACGGGGTTTTCCATTATCGCCTTTTTATACATGGCGGCGGCCCCGGCATTATCGCCCTTTCGTTCATCCTCGAGCGCCCGGGCGAGGAAACGCTCGCCGGCCTCCCTGCCCGGAGCGTACGCGGCGGCGAAATGCCGGTTGGCGCCGGTGGCGTCCTTCCGCTCAACGTACCAGCGCACGAGCCCCAGGTGCGCCCTGATATGCGACGGGTCAATGCGGACGGCGTTCGTGTAATGCTCGAAGGCCGTCTCGTGATAGCCGAAGAAGTCGCGTGTCTCGCCGGCGGTAACGTGGATGTCGGCCTGGTCCGGTTTGATCGCGAGCGAGCGGTCCAGGTAATCGAGCGCTTCGGCTTTTTTATTTCGCGTGATGAGAATGCGCGCAATTTTATTGGCCGCGTCGTACAGGGAGGGGTTGCGTTCGAGCGCGCGCTCGAGGTTCTCCATCGCCGCCGGATACATTTCGGCCTCGAACTGGACGGTCCCCCTGCGATAATAGTATTCCCAGCCGACGCCGGAGGCGGTGCCGGAGACCGCTATCGAAATTATCAGCGCGAGCGCGCAATTTATTATTGACTTTTGGAACATGAAATTTATAAGGGTACTCGCTTCAAAGTGGTCAGGTAGCTCAGTCGGTAGAGCAGAGGACTGAAAATCCTCGTGTCGACGGTTCGATTCCGCCCCTGACCACATCTTTCCTTTTTTACCGCATCCTCCATCCGGCGTTTCTCCGCGTTCCCTGTGTATACTATCGGCCTGTATGCCGCGCGCCTTTGCATTTTCATGCACCGGACGACCGCTGCGAGGTCTTGCTTAAATGAATTGAAAGAATACATGCGCCGAGATAGTATGCCTTTTAAAGATGCCCGGTCCGTGGTCCGGATTGCGCGATGCGATATTTTCCATGCGGGGGACGCAAATGAAAGCATTACG
This genomic stretch from Spirochaetota bacterium harbors:
- a CDS encoding tetratricopeptide repeat protein, with the translated sequence MSDRRSTRVLGILICTALALASHGVAQTGVTEKNAIYYNKTGWEHLDRGDRFRAILSFKNALRQNPRYREALIGLGRAYLGTEAYEESLKLFTDVLKVDRDNHDAMTGMGFALMGMGRYEEALKLFDGVARLSEDNLEARYGMASIYYLMNRRIWALRKLEGILRNNPYHYQSLLLMADIRMDDGRPAEAGSYIEKAIESDRELPDAYVRAGEIHYRNYLRTDDTDYLEEAREEFGRALSIQPENYKANRSMGYVSLALDRGGDALAYFQKSLASFSRNPVTLYHVGLAYEVSGDEAKAIEQYVMALKYAPSDDVVQSKIEDVLALGNTKIGHPLRVGYANDHFARARRKARDNLADEVLLHLRRSLYLNPMHREARETLRDYYSTLDYYEFFLEEQKALLRMYPDERIQDQLATAVIKRRDRLYFKAGFYEEPPVRDVPGLIVLNLWPAMGISTYHDAGAVLAGYLSFSLGQFGRQDAVKPGKRLEMTGGMKDGEAFLGDNIEKLAGIFKEEDPDRARIVVYGSYRDATGFLSAQFKIMDLSRGVIIDEFELAESGKDNLSRLSLRAARRIYSAIPYRGRVLSVGDDGIVVNMGSFDGVAPGDLFVMYRYEKSFSGDKISVKRKLVFTVNEVDTLVASAKPVVANDLRLVDEGEAVYPERKRRAKLIK
- the hisS gene encoding histidine--tRNA ligase — protein: MLTNPPGIEDIYPDRIDAWDRMTGAARDVFRLSNYKEIITPVMEYTEVFARGLGDETDIVSKEMFTFEDRGGRSLTLRPEGTASVVRAYVANGEYNRLSSAKFFYCGPMFRAERPQKGRLRQFNQFGAEFFGSADPYYDYEIIAMMHAIAHRVAIGDFTLLVNSIGCPAADCRGGYIERLRSYFIDHRDALCEDCKRRLDSNPLRILDCKQEGCSALKKGSPSITDHLCQACRDHHTGVKEHLDAASITYTEDPFLVRGLDYYSRTTFEFVTDRLGGQNAFAAGGRYDSLVETFGGKPTPAVGFAAGIERMLLLAGDASVPASGLDVYLVHGGGESLRQAVALARLLRDSGISADLDPQGKSFKNQFKKADRESARYTVIIGGDEAAERSCTIKDMATGSQEKLPAEECPAWLRESLIIAKGRHGSD
- the mltG gene encoding endolytic transglycosylase MltG, translated to MKRRPVRIAIPAALILCGLAVLILNSAPGMMKDEDFIIREGEPARSVARRLKGRNLITSEIFFGTTARAAGRIAGAGIRKGKYRISRGTSSFGILHALLRGDVVKSRITIPEGFNLYQIAERLETNRVTGAGDFLYYAFNPSHMRALGIDSPSAEGYLFPDTYIIPEESDARDVIALMYRRTGNVLAKLDPAVIRERGLSVHGLLTLASLVEKETAVPAERALVASVFNNRLKRNMKLDCDPTVRYATRKFTGRIGYRDLADNSPFNTYLHRGLPPTPISSAGLAAIEAALGPAESDYLYFVSRNDGSHYFSKTLKEHNRAVNYYQKGIGKDFRDEQRR
- a CDS encoding tetratricopeptide repeat protein, coding for MFQKSIINCALALIISIAVSGTASGVGWEYYYRRGTVQFEAEMYPAAMENLERALERNPSLYDAANKIARILITRNKKAEALDYLDRSLAIKPDQADIHVTAGETRDFFGYHETAFEHYTNAVRIDPSHIRAHLGLVRWYVERKDATGANRHFAAAYAPGREAGERFLARALEDERKGDNAGAAAMYKKAIMENPVYLEAYFGLAELYRRTARPDDAIATLEEVKKIRPDNEKSHVYLGHLYYVKRHARNRKYILTQAIRNFERARDINPANPETLHGLAEVYLHMGDRDKADELREAAMALEKK
- a CDS encoding peptidase U32 family protein — translated: MNRGVRPAIASPAGTLEKLEAAVRFGADEVYFGGKAHNLRSQSGNLSLDEIGRACDFCRERGVRTTFLLNSFLHENDVGGARAYIDEVRAFAFDAYMVSDPGMLMLLRDAGVETPVHLSTQMSTLNHPAARFWERQGVSRIVLAREVTLGEIRAIREHTGAELEVFVHGALCVSYSGRCLLSRFLSGRDANTGGCSHPCRWRYALVEEKREGNHMEIVEHARGTEILSSKDLCLIERIPEYVEAGVDAFKIEGRMKSLYYTANVTRVYRHAAEVAAGGGDYLAHLPRWIGELDLVSHRPYTADLWNEFEGMRFDGVPYVRKTLFMGYATGPGEHPNEVRVKTHNPIRTGDEIEAIFPVLDGDAGGDFFSVMEINEEEKSVAMAQPGKVYLFKLDKAVRPDAVFRKRIEDDKEQARC